From Alienimonas californiensis, a single genomic window includes:
- a CDS encoding GNAT family N-acetyltransferase: MIEPAVVTAEPLVIRPETAADAPAIAALTRTAFATAPHTDGNEHRLVGRLRDAGALALSLVAEGEDGELVGHAAFSPATAPAGGGDWYALGPISVRPDRQRQGVGGRLIRAGLEELTARGAAGCTVLGDPSYYERFGFEPAPAAAPPGVPAEYFRIKPLTAAAPAGPVRFHPIFGV, from the coding sequence ATGATTGAACCCGCCGTCGTGACGGCCGAACCGCTCGTGATTCGGCCGGAAACGGCGGCGGACGCCCCAGCGATCGCAGCGCTCACGCGGACGGCCTTCGCCACGGCACCGCACACCGACGGGAACGAGCACCGGCTCGTCGGCCGGCTTCGCGATGCCGGGGCGCTGGCGCTTTCGCTGGTCGCCGAGGGGGAGGACGGCGAACTCGTCGGGCATGCGGCATTCTCCCCGGCGACGGCGCCCGCCGGCGGCGGGGACTGGTACGCCCTCGGCCCGATCTCCGTCCGGCCGGACCGCCAGCGGCAGGGCGTCGGCGGGCGATTAATCCGCGCGGGACTGGAGGAACTGACGGCCCGCGGCGCCGCCGGCTGCACGGTCCTCGGCGACCCGAGTTATTACGAGCGGTTCGGCTTTGAACCGGCCCCCGCCGCCGCCCCGCCGGGCGTCCCTGCGGAGTATTTTCGAATCAAACCGCTGACGGCCGCGGCGCCGGCCGGGCCGGTGCGGTTTCACCCGATCTTCGGCGTGTGA
- a CDS encoding cysteine desulfurase family protein → MSFLDLDRNATTPPYPAVVECVARHLRDTPGNPGSRHAAGRRARRVLEDARESLADGLGAEPEEIVFTSGGTEAANLALAGLIRGPRLGEEAADSGPTTVLVTPGEHPAVAAPLAAGAAAGRWRVRRWPLDENGLLKGDELENPPPGLRLVSLIHAHNETGAILDVAPVLVRCNRLGVPSHLDATQAVGKLPWAFRSLGATAASLGAHKFRGPRGIGALLIRSGAKLAPSLHGGHQEGGRRPGTEPVALAAGMALALELRMKELDDWTTHTTALRDRLEAALRRDCSAVIHAAGAPRLPNTASVAFPGCGGEELLVALDLAGVGASLGSACASGSSEPSPVLIAMGLPPELLNSSLRFSLLGEEPPEQIDEAAARIAACVKRVQEPCEPRHTPKIG, encoded by the coding sequence GTGTCCTTCCTCGACCTCGACCGCAACGCGACCACGCCGCCGTATCCGGCGGTGGTGGAGTGCGTGGCGCGGCATCTCCGCGACACGCCCGGGAATCCCGGCAGTCGGCACGCGGCGGGGCGGCGGGCCCGGCGGGTTTTGGAGGACGCCCGGGAATCGCTCGCCGACGGGCTGGGGGCGGAGCCGGAGGAAATCGTCTTCACCAGCGGCGGGACCGAGGCCGCCAATCTCGCCCTCGCCGGATTGATCCGCGGGCCGCGCCTCGGGGAGGAAGCGGCGGACAGCGGCCCGACGACCGTGCTCGTCACCCCCGGGGAGCACCCCGCCGTCGCCGCCCCCCTCGCCGCCGGCGCCGCCGCGGGGCGCTGGCGCGTGCGGCGCTGGCCGCTCGACGAGAACGGTTTATTGAAGGGCGACGAACTGGAAAACCCGCCGCCGGGCCTGCGGCTGGTCTCGCTGATTCACGCCCACAACGAAACCGGGGCGATCCTCGACGTCGCCCCCGTCCTCGTCCGCTGCAACAGGCTCGGCGTGCCCAGCCACCTCGACGCCACCCAGGCCGTCGGCAAGCTGCCGTGGGCTTTTCGTTCGCTGGGAGCGACCGCGGCGAGCCTCGGCGCCCACAAGTTCCGCGGCCCGCGGGGGATCGGGGCGCTGCTCATTCGCTCAGGGGCGAAGCTGGCCCCCAGTCTGCACGGCGGGCATCAGGAGGGCGGCCGGCGGCCGGGCACGGAGCCGGTGGCCCTCGCCGCGGGCATGGCCCTCGCCCTCGAACTGCGGATGAAAGAACTGGACGACTGGACGACTCACACGACGGCCCTGCGGGACCGCCTGGAGGCGGCGCTGCGGCGGGACTGCAGCGCCGTGATCCACGCCGCCGGGGCGCCGCGACTGCCGAACACCGCCAGCGTCGCCTTCCCCGGCTGCGGCGGGGAGGAACTGTTGGTGGCGCTGGATCTGGCCGGGGTGGGGGCGAGCCTCGGCAGCGCCTGCGCGAGCGGCAGCAGCGAACCCAGCCCGGTCCTCATCGCGATGGGCCTGCCGCCGGAGTTGTTGAACAGTTCGCTGCGGTTCAGCTTATTAGGCGAGGAACCGCCGGAGCAGATCGACGAGGCCGCCGCCCGCATCGCCGCCTGCGTGAAGCGGGTGCAGGAACCGTGTGAGCCCCGTCACACGCCGAAGATCGGGTGA
- a CDS encoding carbonic anhydrase — MSRLVDGVRHFRSAEYPKRSDQFQSLAGGQSPNALFICCSDSRVNPTLLTNSEPGDLFVVENAGNIVPPPGRPGGGGEHGTGGEAATLEYAVRALKVPEIIVCGHAKCGAMGGLMAPESLGSLPLVADWLEHSTSVRERVNAEHADASPQEKVDAAIKANVLLQLEHLRAHDCVKEALAAGTLTLSGWVYDFVSGEVIRWDEDQQSWVEVA; from the coding sequence ATGTCCCGCCTCGTCGACGGCGTTCGTCACTTTCGCTCCGCCGAGTACCCCAAACGTAGCGATCAGTTTCAGTCGCTGGCCGGGGGGCAAAGCCCGAACGCCCTGTTCATCTGCTGCTCGGACAGCCGCGTGAACCCCACGCTGCTGACCAACTCCGAACCCGGCGATCTGTTCGTGGTGGAGAACGCCGGCAATATCGTGCCCCCGCCCGGCCGGCCCGGCGGCGGCGGAGAGCACGGCACCGGCGGGGAAGCGGCCACGCTGGAGTACGCCGTCCGGGCGCTGAAGGTGCCGGAGATCATCGTCTGCGGCCACGCCAAGTGCGGGGCGATGGGCGGGCTGATGGCGCCCGAGAGCCTCGGCTCGCTGCCGCTGGTCGCCGATTGGCTGGAGCACAGCACGTCCGTCCGCGAGCGGGTGAACGCCGAGCACGCCGACGCCTCCCCGCAGGAGAAGGTCGACGCCGCCATTAAGGCGAACGTGTTGCTTCAACTGGAACACCTCCGCGCCCACGACTGCGTGAAGGAGGCCCTGGCCGCCGGCACGCTGACGCTGAGCGGCTGGGTGTACGACTTCGTCTCCGGCGAGGTGATCCGCTGGGACGAGGATCAGCAGAGCTGGGTGGAGGTCGCGTGA
- a CDS encoding TolB-like translocation protein produces MTRPPRFVFGLLALACLAPAANADDEVLAAWRSGVSIRAVAPQADRHVIHSYFNVCPESPDGRFVLYYTSATAEGETGDVRLLERATGEETVIATDVAVEDAHRAACQQWSAGGAVVVYHVVTDGRWFVKAYDVATGQTRTLAADRQVGFGAPGSEWAPIYGCHWNPGEHRDLELVHVRTGEIRTAATIAAVVEEYGDWVRQRFGTTEVSIFFPVVSPDGGRVFFKIARPSGTDDFRSSRASDRAGLVAYDLREQRFLRRIEQWGHPSWTPDGGAIFEKGNYTVDLETGRTRRYAPSCITNHPTVAPDGRLFVTDADVEKRPFGGPGRWAVAVGSMNEDDFVVLDVFDNTGGARSWRRNHPHPAFSADGRRIYYNVNAGDWTTLRVAERDDG; encoded by the coding sequence ATGACCCGCCCGCCCCGGTTCGTCTTCGGCCTGCTCGCCCTCGCGTGCCTCGCCCCAGCGGCGAACGCCGATGACGAGGTCCTCGCCGCCTGGCGGTCGGGCGTCTCGATCCGGGCCGTCGCGCCGCAGGCGGATCGGCACGTAATTCACTCCTATTTCAACGTCTGCCCGGAGAGCCCGGACGGGCGGTTCGTGCTGTATTACACGTCCGCGACGGCCGAGGGCGAAACGGGCGACGTGCGGTTGCTGGAACGGGCCACGGGCGAGGAAACCGTCATTGCGACGGACGTCGCCGTCGAAGACGCCCACCGGGCGGCCTGCCAGCAGTGGAGCGCCGGCGGGGCGGTCGTCGTCTATCACGTCGTGACCGACGGCCGGTGGTTCGTGAAGGCCTACGACGTGGCGACGGGGCAGACGCGGACGCTCGCCGCAGACCGGCAGGTCGGGTTCGGGGCGCCGGGCAGCGAGTGGGCACCGATTTACGGCTGCCACTGGAACCCGGGCGAACACCGGGACCTGGAACTCGTCCACGTTCGCACTGGCGAGATCCGCACCGCGGCGACGATCGCGGCGGTCGTCGAGGAGTACGGCGACTGGGTCCGGCAGCGGTTCGGCACGACGGAGGTCTCGATTTTCTTCCCGGTCGTGAGCCCGGACGGCGGGCGGGTCTTCTTCAAGATCGCCCGCCCCAGCGGCACGGACGATTTTCGCAGCAGCCGGGCCAGCGACCGGGCCGGGCTGGTCGCCTACGACCTGCGGGAGCAGCGGTTCCTGCGCCGAATTGAACAGTGGGGCCACCCCTCCTGGACGCCCGACGGCGGGGCGATTTTCGAGAAGGGCAATTACACGGTCGATTTAGAAACCGGCCGAACCCGGCGGTACGCTCCCTCCTGCATCACGAATCATCCGACCGTCGCCCCGGACGGCCGGCTGTTCGTGACGGACGCGGACGTGGAGAAGCGCCCCTTCGGCGGCCCGGGCCGGTGGGCCGTCGCGGTGGGTTCGATGAACGAAGACGACTTCGTCGTGCTGGACGTGTTCGACAACACCGGCGGCGCCCGCAGCTGGCGCCGCAATCACCCGCACCCGGCCTTCAGCGCCGACGGCCGGCGGATTTATTACAACGTCAACGCGGGGGATTGGACGACGCTACGGGTCGCGGAACGCGACGACGGGTGA
- a CDS encoding serine/threonine protein kinase, which translates to MPRPVPETIGPYELGEVLGRGTVGTVYRAVNKETGKAWALKILLPQVSADAEISARFEREIEILEKLSHPNVVGCEASGKTPASDPAGARWYYVMELVEGGTLANLLRVKRVLDWEDVVELGWQLCSALQHLHNNGVVHRDLKPSNVYFTEDGVVKLGDFGIALDTANSALTEQGKTVGTWLYMSPEQIRGQNLDDKTDLYALGCLLYECLTGRPPFTGAGFADIFEQHLRRSPVPVKKVCGLVPTDLDAVVSELLEKDPKKRPLNARAVQGRLAEALMRKEERALERDDRRANRRREQKVSSQGGKGRTTPDIWALDPPRRALGGLLAEVREQPGDRQAGWGTVAMILGVTVALLALGALLAGQG; encoded by the coding sequence GTGCCCCGCCCCGTTCCCGAGACGATCGGCCCCTACGAGCTGGGCGAGGTGCTGGGCCGCGGCACGGTGGGCACCGTCTACCGGGCCGTCAATAAGGAGACCGGCAAGGCCTGGGCGCTGAAGATCCTCCTGCCGCAGGTCTCCGCCGACGCGGAGATCAGCGCCCGCTTCGAGCGGGAGATCGAGATCCTGGAAAAGCTTTCGCACCCCAACGTCGTCGGCTGCGAGGCCAGCGGCAAAACCCCCGCCAGCGACCCCGCCGGCGCCCGGTGGTACTACGTGATGGAGCTGGTCGAGGGCGGCACCCTGGCCAACCTGCTGCGCGTCAAACGCGTGCTGGACTGGGAGGACGTCGTCGAACTCGGCTGGCAGCTCTGTTCGGCGCTCCAACACCTGCACAACAACGGCGTGGTGCACCGCGATTTAAAGCCCTCCAACGTCTATTTCACCGAGGACGGCGTGGTGAAACTGGGGGACTTCGGCATCGCCCTGGACACCGCCAACTCCGCCCTCACGGAGCAGGGCAAGACCGTCGGCACCTGGCTCTATATGAGCCCGGAGCAGATCCGCGGGCAGAACCTCGACGATAAAACGGACCTCTACGCCCTGGGCTGCCTGCTTTACGAATGCCTGACCGGCCGCCCGCCGTTTACCGGGGCGGGGTTCGCGGACATCTTCGAGCAGCACCTTCGCCGCAGCCCCGTGCCGGTGAAGAAGGTGTGCGGCCTGGTGCCGACCGACCTGGACGCGGTGGTCTCCGAACTGTTGGAAAAGGACCCCAAAAAGCGCCCGCTGAACGCCCGGGCGGTGCAGGGCCGCCTGGCCGAAGCCCTGATGCGCAAGGAGGAACGGGCGCTGGAACGCGACGACCGCCGGGCGAACCGCCGCCGGGAGCAAAAGGTTTCCAGCCAGGGCGGCAAGGGCCGCACGACCCCGGACATCTGGGCGCTGGACCCGCCCCGCCGGGCGCTGGGCGGCCTGCTGGCGGAGGTCCGCGAACAACCGGGCGACCGCCAGGCCGGCTGGGGCACGGTCGCGATGATCCTCGGCGTCACCGTCGCCCTGCTGGCCCTCGGGGCGCTGCTCGCCGGGCAGGGGTGA